The Leifsonia sp. 1010 genome has a segment encoding these proteins:
- a CDS encoding acylphosphatase translates to MIRKRAIVSGGVQGVGFRWGAREAAQRLGVTGWARNRLDGTVEAEIEGTPEQVDAMLDWLRTGPPGASVSNVAVSDLPLAHDDAFRIHETA, encoded by the coding sequence GTGATCCGCAAGAGAGCGATCGTGTCCGGGGGCGTGCAGGGCGTCGGGTTCCGCTGGGGTGCGCGGGAGGCCGCGCAGCGCCTCGGCGTGACGGGATGGGCGCGCAACCGCCTGGACGGCACGGTCGAGGCCGAGATCGAGGGCACGCCGGAGCAGGTCGACGCGATGCTCGACTGGCTTCGCACCGGCCCTCCCGGCGCATCCGTCTCGAACGTCGCCGTCTCCGACCTCCCCCTCGCCCACGACGACGCCTTCCGCATCCACGAAACCGCCTGA
- a CDS encoding aldo/keto reductase — MVANANTPLLTLNNGTTIPQLGFGVFKVDPDETTRIVTDALEVGYRHIDTAAIYGNEEGVGQAIASSGIPRDELFITTKLWNDRQTDAEAAFDESLGKLGLDYVDLYLIHWPTPQKDTFVQAWKSLEKIYASGRAKAIGVSNFLVPHLEKLLANTDVVPAVNQIELHPAHQQPEVTAFSREHGIAIEAWGPLGQGKYPLFETPEVSQAAEAHGKTPAQVVIRWHLQTGNIVFPKSNRRERMAENFDVFDFELSSDEVAAISSLEREGRVSAHPDEVN, encoded by the coding sequence ATGGTTGCAAACGCAAATACTCCGCTCCTGACCCTGAACAACGGGACGACCATCCCGCAACTCGGCTTCGGCGTCTTCAAGGTCGATCCGGATGAGACCACCCGGATCGTGACTGACGCCCTCGAGGTCGGCTACCGCCACATCGACACCGCCGCCATCTACGGCAACGAGGAGGGCGTCGGCCAGGCGATCGCGTCGTCCGGCATCCCGCGCGACGAGCTCTTCATCACCACCAAGCTGTGGAACGACCGGCAGACCGACGCGGAGGCGGCCTTCGACGAGTCGCTCGGCAAGCTCGGCCTCGACTACGTCGACCTGTATCTCATCCACTGGCCGACGCCGCAGAAGGACACCTTCGTGCAGGCGTGGAAGTCGCTCGAGAAGATCTACGCGTCGGGCCGCGCGAAGGCGATCGGCGTGTCCAACTTCCTGGTGCCGCACCTGGAGAAGCTGCTCGCCAACACGGACGTGGTCCCGGCCGTCAACCAGATCGAGCTGCACCCGGCGCACCAGCAGCCGGAGGTGACCGCGTTCTCCCGCGAGCACGGCATCGCGATCGAGGCGTGGGGTCCGCTCGGCCAGGGCAAGTACCCGCTGTTCGAGACGCCCGAGGTGTCGCAGGCCGCCGAGGCGCACGGCAAGACGCCGGCGCAGGTCGTCATCCGCTGGCACCTGCAGACCGGGAACATCGTCTTCCCGAAGTCGAACCGCCGCGAGCGCATGGCCGAGAACTTCGACGTGTTCGACTTCGAGCTGAGCTCCGACGAGGTCGCCGCGATCAGCTCGCTCGAGCGCGAGGGACGCGTCAGCGCGCACCCGGACGAGGTCAACTGA
- a CDS encoding dihydrofolate reductase family protein: MGIVTADIAISLDGFAAGPDQSLEQPLGGGAANRLHAWMFEYADAHAEEIDAITAAGAYVMGRKMFGPVRNEWPAPDEPLGDWIGWWGDEPPYHAPVFVLTHYAREPLELTGTTFRFVTDGIHSAVEQARAIAGDADVAIAGGAETLNQALWAGIVDELRLHIAPVTLGAGERVFDRVPSLELELLRERVTPEVAHLTYRVRR, translated from the coding sequence ATGGGAATCGTCACCGCCGACATCGCCATCTCGCTCGACGGCTTCGCGGCCGGCCCCGACCAGTCGCTCGAGCAGCCGCTGGGCGGCGGAGCAGCCAACCGCCTCCACGCGTGGATGTTCGAGTACGCCGACGCGCACGCGGAGGAGATCGACGCCATCACCGCGGCCGGCGCCTACGTCATGGGGCGCAAGATGTTCGGCCCGGTGCGGAACGAGTGGCCCGCTCCGGACGAGCCCCTCGGCGACTGGATCGGCTGGTGGGGCGACGAGCCGCCGTATCACGCTCCCGTGTTCGTCCTCACGCACTACGCACGCGAGCCGCTGGAGTTGACCGGGACCACGTTCCGGTTCGTCACCGACGGCATCCACTCGGCGGTCGAGCAGGCCCGGGCGATCGCCGGGGATGCGGACGTCGCCATCGCCGGCGGTGCGGAGACCCTGAATCAGGCGCTCTGGGCCGGAATCGTCGACGAGCTGCGGCTGCACATCGCTCCGGTGACACTCGGCGCGGGTGAGCGTGTGTTCGACCGCGTGCCCTCGCTCGAGCTGGAGCTGCTGCGCGAGCGGGTGACCCCGGAGGTCGCGCACCTCACCTATCGCGTGCGTCGCTGA
- a CDS encoding FAD-binding oxidoreductase: protein MDRRTLLRNGFGAAIGAGLGLSPTTMAHSAPEVAPFGGDGPDLEELRRALSRPDYLLIPGQPRYEQLAPPFNRQFASVRPLAIVTPRGPADIAACVRWAVRNSVPITPRSGLGHNYAGFSTTGGLLLVLSLMTDVVWRDDARASAPVVGYSTGTMTKKAGTLLVEAGVTNGMLHPLLERGNIVLPTGRCSSVGVAGLVLGGGIGFSDKMAGLTCDRLVETRLIGADGEWITCSEKENADLFWAVRGGAGDNFGIHFDFTLDYDKYYGTVAFYRFSWSIDTAVDAAVALQRACADAFRDPRLHMRIGLGTSGTSAQQIRANASVTAIGQFYGSARELRDLLASALRLGTPSEQAANAASIRDVTLAEASELLNEDVAPAPFTGASAVLTEPLPGERIAAVRDHLLAWPGSSNPDGVDIALFALGGAVNDVAAEATAYVHRDALFIAQFNVNWSERDPASSLRVHREWLDGLTTLVPSTRAYQNFPDPYLRDPQQAYYGRNYARLRAVKSAYDPSGVFGYAQGIAPQ, encoded by the coding sequence ATGGACCGGAGAACACTGCTCCGCAACGGTTTCGGTGCGGCGATCGGCGCGGGGTTGGGCCTCTCGCCCACGACGATGGCGCACTCGGCACCGGAGGTGGCGCCCTTCGGTGGTGACGGCCCCGATCTCGAGGAGCTCCGTCGTGCCCTCTCCCGGCCCGACTACCTGCTGATCCCCGGCCAGCCACGGTACGAGCAGCTCGCACCTCCGTTCAACCGCCAGTTCGCCTCCGTCCGCCCGTTGGCGATCGTCACGCCGCGCGGTCCTGCCGACATCGCGGCGTGTGTCCGCTGGGCCGTGCGCAACAGCGTGCCGATCACGCCGCGCAGCGGGCTCGGCCACAACTACGCCGGGTTCTCGACCACCGGCGGTCTGCTGCTGGTGCTCTCGCTGATGACGGATGTGGTCTGGCGGGATGACGCCCGCGCGTCCGCGCCTGTCGTCGGCTACTCGACGGGCACGATGACGAAGAAAGCGGGAACCCTCCTGGTGGAGGCCGGTGTGACCAACGGCATGCTGCATCCCCTGCTGGAACGGGGCAACATCGTCCTCCCGACCGGTCGATGCAGCAGTGTCGGGGTCGCCGGGCTCGTGCTCGGCGGAGGCATCGGATTCAGCGACAAGATGGCGGGGCTCACCTGCGACCGGTTGGTGGAGACTCGGCTGATCGGGGCCGACGGCGAGTGGATCACGTGCAGCGAGAAGGAGAACGCCGACCTCTTCTGGGCGGTGCGCGGTGGAGCGGGCGACAACTTCGGCATCCACTTCGATTTCACCCTCGACTACGACAAATACTACGGGACGGTCGCCTTCTACCGCTTCAGCTGGAGCATCGACACGGCGGTGGATGCGGCCGTCGCGCTCCAGCGCGCGTGCGCCGACGCCTTCCGCGACCCACGCCTGCACATGCGCATCGGACTGGGGACGTCCGGCACGTCAGCCCAACAGATCCGCGCCAACGCATCGGTGACGGCCATCGGGCAGTTCTACGGCAGCGCCCGTGAGCTGCGCGATCTGCTCGCCTCCGCGCTGCGCCTCGGCACACCGTCGGAGCAGGCGGCCAACGCGGCGAGCATCCGCGACGTCACCCTGGCCGAGGCGAGCGAACTGCTCAACGAGGATGTCGCGCCCGCTCCGTTCACGGGAGCATCGGCCGTGCTGACCGAGCCGCTTCCCGGCGAACGGATAGCCGCCGTCCGCGACCACCTGCTGGCCTGGCCGGGCAGTTCCAACCCGGACGGCGTCGACATCGCGCTCTTCGCGCTGGGCGGCGCCGTGAACGACGTCGCCGCGGAAGCGACGGCATACGTCCACCGCGATGCCCTGTTCATCGCGCAGTTCAACGTCAACTGGTCGGAGCGCGATCCGGCGTCGAGCCTGCGGGTGCACCGAGAGTGGCTGGACGGCCTGACGACCCTCGTTCCGTCGACGCGCGCCTACCAGAACTTCCCGGATCCGTATCTGCGAGATCCGCAGCAGGCCTATTACGGGCGTAACTACGCGCGGCTGCGAGCGGTCAAGTCCGCCTACGACCCGAGCGGCGTCTTCGGGTACGCCCAAGGCATCGCACCGCAATGA
- a CDS encoding long-chain fatty acid--CoA ligase: MSHGYATMSVASILAETAHRMPDNVALIFAGQEIRYGELWDQTRAYAGALSALGVGPGDKVALMVPNVPDFPRSYYAVLALGAVVVPVHALLKADEIAYVLRDSGASLLICAAPLLAEGARGAALAGVPTVSVLVPDEMYEQAPFPRLEELAADAEPVDTYVPRDPFDTATILYTSGTTGKPKGAEGCHFSLVEQVNVLLSGTLDLEPEDRILGCLPLFHTFGQTCVMNMGFRAGAAVVLVPKFDGATALQLMNQHSCTVMTGVPTMYIALLEAAKANPDRPPLRYGMSGGAAIPVAVIERMKEVYGIDVHEGYGLTETSPVASFNHRGRPTRVGTVGTPIWGVDVEIADAEADDRIQLLPRGELGEIVVRGHNLMKGYLNLPEANAEAVVDGWFRTGDLGTKSDDDYITIVDRKKDMIVRNGYNVYPREVEEVLSAHPAVALAAVFGVTHETHGQEIMAAVTLMPGGEVEVDELLVFARERVAAYKYPRRVKILDALPLGPSGKVLKRELVARFEGEGVGVGEAEEESRPVG, translated from the coding sequence ATGAGTCACGGCTATGCGACCATGTCTGTCGCGAGCATCCTGGCGGAGACGGCGCATCGGATGCCCGACAACGTCGCACTGATCTTCGCGGGACAGGAGATCCGCTACGGCGAGCTGTGGGATCAGACCCGCGCCTACGCCGGAGCGCTGAGCGCGCTGGGCGTCGGGCCGGGTGACAAGGTGGCGTTGATGGTGCCGAACGTGCCCGACTTCCCCCGGTCGTACTACGCCGTCCTCGCCCTCGGCGCGGTCGTCGTGCCCGTGCACGCGCTGCTGAAGGCGGACGAGATCGCGTACGTGCTGCGCGACTCGGGGGCGTCGCTGCTGATCTGCGCCGCGCCGCTGCTCGCGGAGGGGGCGCGCGGGGCCGCGCTCGCCGGCGTCCCGACCGTGTCGGTGCTTGTGCCGGACGAGATGTACGAGCAGGCGCCGTTCCCGCGCCTGGAGGAACTCGCCGCCGACGCCGAGCCTGTCGACACGTACGTGCCGCGCGACCCGTTCGACACCGCGACGATCCTCTACACGAGCGGGACGACCGGCAAGCCGAAGGGGGCGGAGGGATGCCACTTCTCGCTGGTCGAGCAGGTGAACGTGCTGCTCTCCGGCACGCTCGACCTGGAGCCGGAGGACCGCATCCTCGGCTGCCTGCCGCTGTTCCACACGTTCGGGCAGACGTGCGTGATGAACATGGGATTCCGGGCGGGAGCGGCCGTCGTGCTCGTGCCGAAGTTCGACGGCGCCACCGCCCTGCAACTGATGAACCAGCACTCCTGCACCGTGATGACCGGCGTCCCGACGATGTACATCGCACTGCTGGAGGCGGCGAAGGCCAACCCCGACCGCCCGCCGCTTCGGTACGGGATGAGCGGCGGCGCGGCCATCCCCGTCGCCGTCATCGAGCGCATGAAGGAGGTGTACGGCATCGACGTGCACGAAGGCTACGGCCTCACCGAGACGTCGCCGGTCGCCTCCTTCAACCACCGCGGCCGTCCGACCCGGGTGGGCACGGTCGGAACGCCCATCTGGGGTGTGGATGTGGAGATCGCCGACGCGGAGGCGGATGACCGCATCCAGCTGCTCCCGCGCGGCGAGCTCGGCGAGATCGTGGTGCGTGGACACAACCTGATGAAGGGGTACCTCAACCTCCCGGAGGCGAACGCGGAGGCGGTGGTCGACGGTTGGTTCCGCACCGGCGACCTGGGCACGAAGAGCGACGACGACTACATCACGATCGTCGATCGCAAGAAGGACATGATCGTCCGCAACGGCTACAACGTGTACCCGCGCGAGGTCGAGGAGGTGCTGTCCGCGCATCCGGCTGTCGCCCTGGCGGCGGTCTTCGGCGTGACGCACGAGACGCACGGGCAGGAGATCATGGCGGCAGTGACGCTGATGCCCGGCGGCGAGGTGGAGGTCGACGAGCTGCTCGTGTTCGCGCGCGAGCGGGTGGCGGCGTACAAGTACCCGCGGCGCGTGAAGATCCTCGACGCGCTGCCGCTCGGGCCGAGCGGGAAGGTGCTGAAGCGGGAGCTGGTGGCGCGGTTCGAGGGGGAAGGGGTCGGCGTCGGCGAGGCGGAGGAGGAGTCGCGGCCGGTGGGATGA
- a CDS encoding DUF255 domain-containing protein yields MVNRLADAVSPYLRAHASNPVDWFPWGAEAFAEARRRDVPVLISIGYATCHWCHVMARESFSDPVAAGELNGRFVAIKVDREEHPEVDAAYLSAASAFTDNLGWPLTVFATPEGRAFFAGTYFPPEPVGGRASFRQVLDAVADAWLNRRDAVESDAARVGEAMAAAAAAATAVADLPDERALDAAVERLAQAEDPQYGGFGTAPKFPVAPVLGFLLARPAGRELGHRTLERMAASPLRDPVDGGFFRYATRRDWSDPHYERMLYDNALLLDAYATAWQQNGSAWAEQTADGVAAFLLAVLRRPAGGFASAQDSESIIDGARVEGTYYRVAVEERARLEPPAVDAKVLTGWNGFAIGALARAGRILDRPAWIAAAGEAADMLLSRHRRADGLLLRASLGGRASDAEATLEDYGGLASGLLELALAGGGARYAAAARDLVDLCLDAAGEGTCPFETPGGGDPVLAATGLAVRVDPSEGAYPSGLSATAAAAHTLYLMSGERKYERAAREAMRMVAAQAPQVPSGFGASLTLMSRLAEEPEQLVVVRPETGGAAVGAGSVGADSGGLVQAARRHAAPLIALVTEQDAADLAADGFELFEGRVARDGLPTAYLCRDFVCRLPVTDAAAL; encoded by the coding sequence ATGGTGAATCGGCTCGCGGACGCGGTCAGCCCCTACCTGCGCGCTCACGCATCCAACCCGGTCGACTGGTTCCCGTGGGGCGCCGAGGCGTTCGCGGAGGCGCGGCGGCGGGATGTACCGGTGCTGATCTCGATCGGGTACGCGACCTGCCACTGGTGCCACGTCATGGCGCGCGAGAGCTTCAGCGATCCGGTCGCCGCCGGCGAGCTGAACGGGCGGTTCGTGGCGATCAAGGTCGACCGGGAGGAGCATCCCGAGGTGGATGCGGCCTACCTCTCCGCCGCGAGCGCCTTCACCGACAACCTGGGCTGGCCGTTGACGGTGTTCGCCACCCCGGAGGGCCGGGCGTTCTTCGCGGGAACCTACTTCCCGCCCGAGCCGGTCGGCGGTCGGGCGTCGTTCCGTCAGGTGCTCGACGCCGTCGCCGACGCGTGGCTGAACCGCCGAGACGCCGTGGAGTCGGACGCCGCGCGGGTCGGCGAGGCGATGGCGGCGGCGGCCGCAGCTGCGACGGCGGTCGCCGACCTTCCCGACGAGAGAGCCCTCGACGCGGCCGTCGAGCGGCTCGCGCAGGCGGAGGATCCCCAGTACGGCGGCTTCGGCACGGCGCCGAAGTTCCCCGTCGCGCCGGTCCTCGGCTTCCTGCTCGCCCGGCCGGCCGGGCGCGAGCTGGGGCACCGCACGCTGGAGCGCATGGCCGCCTCCCCGCTCCGCGACCCGGTCGACGGCGGCTTCTTCCGGTACGCGACCCGGCGCGACTGGAGCGACCCGCACTACGAACGGATGCTCTACGACAACGCGCTGCTGCTCGACGCCTATGCCACCGCGTGGCAGCAGAACGGTTCCGCCTGGGCGGAGCAGACGGCCGACGGGGTCGCCGCGTTCCTGCTGGCGGTGCTGCGGCGGCCGGCCGGAGGCTTCGCCTCGGCGCAGGACTCCGAAAGCATCATCGACGGCGCGCGAGTCGAAGGCACCTACTACCGGGTCGCCGTGGAGGAGCGGGCCAGGCTCGAGCCGCCGGCGGTGGACGCCAAGGTGCTGACCGGGTGGAACGGGTTCGCGATCGGCGCGCTCGCGCGAGCCGGTCGCATCCTCGACCGACCGGCCTGGATCGCCGCGGCGGGGGAGGCGGCCGACATGCTGCTGAGTCGCCATCGGCGGGCGGACGGACTGCTGCTCCGCGCCTCCCTCGGTGGCCGGGCCAGCGACGCGGAGGCGACGCTCGAGGACTACGGCGGGCTCGCCAGCGGCCTCCTGGAGCTGGCGCTCGCCGGCGGCGGAGCGCGCTACGCGGCGGCGGCGCGCGACCTGGTGGACCTGTGCCTGGATGCAGCAGGCGAGGGGACGTGCCCGTTCGAGACCCCGGGCGGAGGCGACCCGGTGCTGGCCGCGACCGGGCTGGCCGTGCGCGTCGACCCCAGCGAGGGCGCGTATCCCTCGGGTTTGAGCGCGACCGCCGCGGCGGCGCACACGCTCTACCTGATGTCGGGGGAGCGGAAGTACGAGCGGGCTGCACGGGAGGCGATGCGGATGGTCGCCGCCCAGGCGCCCCAGGTGCCCAGCGGCTTCGGGGCGTCGCTCACGCTGATGTCCCGCCTGGCGGAGGAGCCGGAACAGTTGGTCGTGGTGCGGCCGGAGACGGGCGGCGCGGCCGTCGGCGCAGGATCGGTGGGCGCCGATTCCGGAGGGCTCGTGCAGGCCGCGCGGCGGCATGCGGCACCGCTGATCGCTCTGGTGACCGAGCAGGATGCGGCCGACCTGGCTGCGGACGGTTTCGAGCTGTTCGAGGGCCGCGTCGCACGCGACGGCCTTCCGACCGCGTATCTCTGCCGCGACTTCGTGTGCCGGCTGCCGGTGACGGACGCGGCGGCGTTGTAG
- a CDS encoding YbjN domain-containing protein: MPVFRRRPPLAPLTTGRIAAWLATRGYESAPMEDGYRVNWEGNSIAFYRDGPERYVLTVRGIYDRTFPTDMRTDLVLLIDDYHRWRPWPKAFVVPDDSGSIRVQATVSVFLEHGVSDAQLAEFLDLGLDTIVSFFVHLREHGK, encoded by the coding sequence ATGCCCGTCTTCCGCCGCCGGCCTCCCCTTGCACCGCTCACGACGGGACGGATAGCCGCGTGGCTGGCCACGCGCGGCTACGAATCGGCCCCCATGGAGGACGGCTACCGGGTGAATTGGGAGGGCAACTCCATCGCGTTCTACCGCGACGGGCCCGAACGCTACGTCCTCACCGTGCGCGGCATCTACGACCGCACGTTTCCGACTGACATGAGGACGGACCTCGTGCTGCTGATCGACGACTACCACCGCTGGAGACCGTGGCCGAAGGCGTTCGTGGTGCCCGACGACTCGGGGTCGATCCGTGTGCAGGCCACCGTGTCGGTGTTCCTCGAACACGGAGTCAGCGACGCCCAGCTGGCCGAATTCCTCGATCTCGGCCTGGACACCATCGTCTCCTTCTTCGTCCACCTCCGAGAGCACGGGAAGTGA
- a CDS encoding aminodeoxychorismate lyase codes for MTRATLLTITTPTGAPEAGDPGFVVSDFDAPQVRVTDLSVTRGDGVFETIAVIGGHPQALEPHLARLAHSAALLDLPAPAVDVWREAVRAGIADFLTRNGDGDAELYAKLVYSRGIEGSGVPSGWLFVDVGEDFSQARLGIRVVTLDRGLRHDVAETSPWLLAGAKTLSYAINRAAQREAVRRGADDVLFLSSDGYALEGPTSNVVTLTDGVVRTPNTDQGILAGTTQAAVFEFFESRGLRTEFAPLTLDDVTAADALWLVSSVRQAAPVTHLDDREYPVDAALTAELNAYLLARTE; via the coding sequence ATGACGCGCGCGACACTGCTGACCATCACCACGCCGACCGGGGCCCCGGAGGCCGGCGATCCCGGGTTCGTGGTGTCCGACTTCGACGCACCGCAGGTGCGCGTCACCGACCTGTCCGTCACCCGCGGCGACGGCGTCTTCGAGACGATCGCCGTCATCGGAGGCCACCCGCAGGCGCTCGAACCGCACCTCGCGCGACTGGCGCACTCGGCTGCGCTGCTCGACCTCCCGGCCCCGGCGGTCGACGTCTGGCGGGAGGCGGTGCGCGCGGGCATCGCCGACTTCCTCACCCGCAACGGCGACGGGGATGCGGAGCTCTACGCCAAGCTCGTCTACAGCCGTGGCATCGAGGGCTCCGGCGTCCCGAGCGGTTGGCTCTTCGTGGATGTGGGAGAGGACTTCTCGCAGGCGCGGCTCGGCATCCGGGTGGTCACCCTCGATCGCGGGCTCCGGCACGATGTCGCCGAGACGTCGCCCTGGCTGCTCGCCGGCGCGAAGACCCTCTCGTACGCGATCAACCGCGCCGCCCAGCGCGAAGCCGTACGCCGCGGCGCCGACGACGTGCTCTTCCTCAGCAGCGACGGCTACGCGCTCGAGGGCCCCACCTCCAACGTGGTGACGCTCACCGACGGCGTCGTCCGCACCCCGAACACCGACCAGGGCATCCTCGCCGGAACCACGCAGGCGGCCGTCTTCGAGTTCTTCGAGAGCCGCGGACTACGGACCGAGTTCGCTCCCCTGACGCTCGACGACGTGACCGCGGCCGACGCCCTCTGGCTCGTGTCCAGCGTCCGGCAGGCGGCACCGGTCACGCACCTCGACGACCGCGAATACCCGGTGGATGCGGCGCTCACCGCCGAGCTGAACGCCTACCTCCTCGCCCGCACCGAGTGA